A genome region from Vallitalea okinawensis includes the following:
- a CDS encoding diguanylate cyclase domain-containing protein, producing the protein MKGYFDHVYVDPLTDFPSFFNLVEYDSSKLFGKTGAIILIDFEDFRGYNARHGRGKGDDCLKYMAQSIIESIFDNNKVKPFRTDGDEFTIILPEASHMDAVNLLASIERRFKEFDSFPGIDLHTLVIHYHNNIHSIEDFYLILFNSLLSNDDDSSLSNDKWKQNIIRNFTRRIKESLKFMEEAYDLALKDDVSGLQNSRAARMHIDKLVEQNQEFSILFIDGDNLKRFNNISYEAGNKMIRVLANLICGCLVKSDCIFRWLSGDEFIVVLQGNCDSVHFKAERIRDAVESGTKEWIYPVTVSIGVANYPEDGSKLDELVNKAEKANSTAKNTGKNKVIFYDDKISLSI; encoded by the coding sequence ATGAAAGGATATTTTGACCATGTCTATGTAGACCCGCTAACTGATTTTCCATCTTTTTTTAACTTAGTTGAATATGACAGTTCAAAGCTTTTTGGAAAAACAGGTGCAATTATACTGATCGACTTTGAAGATTTTAGAGGGTATAATGCAAGGCATGGTAGAGGAAAAGGAGATGACTGTCTTAAGTATATGGCTCAATCCATCATAGAAAGTATATTTGATAATAACAAAGTCAAACCTTTTAGGACAGATGGAGATGAATTCACCATTATATTACCTGAGGCCAGTCATATGGATGCAGTTAATCTATTAGCTTCTATTGAAAGACGTTTTAAAGAATTTGACAGTTTTCCTGGAATTGATTTACATACACTAGTCATCCATTATCACAATAATATTCACAGTATAGAAGACTTTTATCTTATTTTATTCAACTCCTTATTAAGCAACGATGATGATAGCTCTTTATCTAACGACAAATGGAAGCAAAATATTATTCGAAACTTTACCCGAAGAATAAAAGAAAGTTTGAAATTTATGGAAGAAGCTTATGATCTGGCATTGAAAGATGACGTATCTGGACTGCAAAATAGCCGAGCAGCTAGAATGCACATCGATAAGCTGGTTGAGCAAAATCAAGAGTTCAGTATTTTGTTTATTGATGGCGATAATTTGAAGCGCTTTAATAACATTAGCTACGAAGCTGGCAATAAGATGATTCGAGTCTTGGCTAATCTTATATGTGGTTGTTTAGTTAAATCCGATTGCATCTTTAGGTGGTTATCTGGAGATGAATTTATTGTTGTCTTACAAGGTAATTGTGATAGCGTACATTTTAAGGCTGAGCGAATTAGAGATGCAGTAGAATCCGGAACAAAAGAGTGGATTTATCCAGTAACAGTTTCAATTGGAGTGGCTAATTATCCAGAGGATGGTAGCAAGCTTGATGAACTTGTTAATAAAGCAGAAAAAGCCAATAGCACAGCCAAAAATACGGGTAAGAATAAAGTCATTTTTTATGATGATAAGATATCCCTATCTATTTAG